One segment of Halococcus salsus DNA contains the following:
- a CDS encoding DUF7503 family protein yields MSDTDELRTYLQNHPRTLSALFGLMVLLTQVGPVAAGNNGGISGP; encoded by the coding sequence ATGTCCGACACCGACGAACTCCGGACGTACCTGCAGAACCACCCCAGAACCCTCTCGGCGCTGTTCGGTCTGATGGTCCTCCTGACGCAGGTCGGGCCCGTGGCCGCCGGCAACAACGGCGGTATCAGCGGCCCGTAG